TTGGTGAATTACTCATTTATCCTTGATGTTGCTTATTGTGCTTCTTATGAAAGGTCTTATGTGTAATTTCAGAGGCAACCCTAAGCCACCCCATTTCTAGCCGCTCTCAAAACCAATGCTCGGCAAATCTTTTTTTGTATCacaacctctctataacaacatccctATATAACAACACTTTCCTATAAAACCCAAGTTTTTTCGGAATCAATTTTCATGTTATTTTGCGgtcagacctctctatatataacaacacttcactacaAAAGCCAAGCTTTTCCGAAaccaattttcatgttatgttataatataataTTCTCCATAATAGCACttcgctataacatccaaaaaatttcggaacaaacgaggctgttatagagaggttggACGGTATAATATATGTTCTAGAGAGGTTTGACTCtctctatctatactatattaaaaacacgaaggcccttagcgaaatgtcgttcgctttTTTTACCCTCTAAAAATAGAATTTACATTAGACAAAAAAGTCTTTtagttatttttctaatatttaggacttttaaACCAACTATAATCTTTACTATTGAatctatttccttatttaaattatgtaGGAATCCTAAATATTTAAGAATTTGAAatcaactaaacttttccatATTAAACTTTTACTTATTCCAACTATAACCAACTATGCACTAACACGCTTTGGCCTAAGTATTCTCATACCAAATAGAAAATTTTCACTCTTTCTTCCGTTTCCATTTGAAATGCTTGgactaaaataaattaaaagataaattaaaattaaagaatttatttaatctatctatattatattaaaagcacgaaggcccttagcgaaatgttgtttgtcttttctatccttttaaaatagagctcacactagacaaaatagtcatttaattatcatcttaatatttaggactttaaaagaaactaaaatttGATTATTAGATTTGTCCTTATTGAATTAAATAAGAAACCCCAATATTAAGgactttaaaataaatattatttaagagaattaATTAAGAGTATTACGTTTCTTTTCCTTGTATACTCACGTGATTTCCATAGAAATATGTTTACATTGATTCCTCTTATTAGGGAACCTATAATTCtaacattacctaattaaataTTTGTTCTAATTATTAAATGTAGTTTTCAATATTACATAAAATCGATAAAGAGAATAATATTATGCTCGAGTAGGAgaataatttgaaaataatttatatcttcTATACTATCAAAAAAGCATAAAATCTCAACAAATAATTAAGTCTTTGAATTAATAAAGCAACGGAAAAGTCAATTTTTACATCATTTTTTATAATTCAATATTAGCTATTTCATACTTTATATTGTTATTTATCTATGAGTTTCTAGGAGCTATAGTTCTATCTCTACGCTCACAAATTTCTAAAAGACCCAGAGATTCAAATTCttcaatttattttattatctttgaataattattttaaagtatttttttgttatttgtttatAGTATTTGGTAATAAAGATAACAATAATTTTCATAAGATATATATTATCTCATAAATCATAATAAGATATATAAAGACTTATGTGGCGTAGCATTTCTTTGTTTAATGAGCTAGCTTAGTGAGATTAACATTCATTATATTTAGACacttatattttctttctttgatattttttcaATAACTAAAACACATTattgaataatatatatataatttttaaaaaattatatatttattgatatagGTTTGCGCATACCCTAATGCTAGTATATATAATAGGATGAAGATATAACATGCCTATTTTATATAAGACCCACCAATTTatattttgtccaaataaacgtAATACAAAAATGTGACACactaattaaaaagaaaataatttcacatAAAATAGATATATAATTCCTAGTATTTTTTTACATTGTATGTTTTCAACAATCAAATACTCCTATAAGGAAATTAGAGATAAATAAAAGAATTTAACAAGTAAtgtaaaagcaaattaaaaaccGCAGATAAGATTCACAATAATGAATTGGTTTCATTTTCTACTTTTTCTTCTTCCTAAAAACCACCTCAGTATCCAACCCGAATCCATCAATGCGCCTTACCTCAACCAGCTCAGACCTCTTGTACAATTCCTTAAGTGGCTCCACACTGTACAAATCATTAGCCGAATACTTATCAGCCCGTCTAGATAACGCCACGTGTAACACGCAAATCCCGCCGGGCTTTAACGTCCGTTCGATCTCGCCGACGAACTTCCATGGATAAAGCGCATGATCAAACACATTCGAAAACTCTAAATCAAAAGTCCCATCATCGAACGGCTGATGATGAAAGTCACCTTTAATCACTAACGGATGATAAGGTACCAGATCAATGCCAACTGAATCGTTAACTCCGACCCGTTTTAGTGCCGCCACTTCCTGCCCGACCCGTGCACCAACACAAAGAGCTTTTGAATTATTAGATAAGAAACCACGAAGCTTTAAATTTTCGAAGAATTCGGAGAAGACGCGGACTTTGCGATCCCAATCCCGAGTTGTCCAGATTTGTCGGAGTTTGGGGTTGAGGGTCTTGTTGAGCTGGCGCTCGATGTATGCATCGTAGGAAGAATAACCGGGTCGGATTCGGAGATCCGGTGGGAGGTTAGCGGTGGTGGGTTTTTGGAGAGAGTGACGTGGAGTTTGTAAAGAAAGGAAGGCTAAgaaggagagagagagaaagagggaaAGGATGAAAGGCTTGATGGCTAGAGGCAGTTTCTGAAGATTTATCTTCATGCTTGCATGATATGGAAAATGGATATATTCTACACGTAAAAAGTGGGTTTCTTGTTTTGAACAGAAGGTTTGTTATGGAAAATTCTCTACATAATGCGGGTGAGTTGGGTCGAGGGAGGAGGATTGCGTGAAATAACAAGAAAAGGATAGAATTTTGGGAATAAGGTGCTTCATATACGAAGCTCTCATTCTTTTTGAACCGGGTTTTTTTTGGTTGAGAAATGCGTATATATCTTTAgctatttcaaaaaataataaccgataaaatttatatttttttatatacttttttgCTAGCAAATGTAATTAATTTCGCTCGATGGCCACTTTAGTGTTTTGCTCTTTTTTATATCTTCCAACTTGTTTTGAAATCCAACTAATTCAAGTTTAAGCCGCATAAGacatattaaaagaaaaaaacattCCTTAAATCGGGATATAGAAAAAGTTCACGGCTCATGCGGTAGAGTCatttttctttcgtttgtaacagAAAAGTCATTTAACTATACTTATAGCACTCACAAGGTTACTCAACCAAATTTCTCAAACTtttgatggacaaatatttattttagaggaattttcagaaatcactattgtttagtggctattaacttcTTATAGCTACAATATACATAATTACTTTCTATAGCTACTATTTAGTTGTTACGTGACTGTATTTGTTGTATTCgtgttattgtattcatgaatatagtagcgGAATTTGCTTAAAACAGGGATTACAACTGTTTAATTATGTATTCCATGTATTCGTGTGACTGTGTTTATAAATATAGTGAAGTAATCCGCCTAAAAATGGTAATTACGTGTGTTTAACACGGAAAGCGCAATATTGAATTGTATTCAATTTTACTATATTGAATACAATTGTTTTCAaacaataaaaaattaaaatatatagtATATACCGTTCTATTCAATTCGACTATATACATATATTCATTATTCACCATTATACATTGTATTCAATTCGTCGTATTCAATTTGACtatattcaaacaacaaaagatcACAAAAACATGGATATTCGGctgtattaaaaaataaaaataatatatttatacaaaaatataatatatttGAGTGTATTTGTACAGAATACAATATATTTGTATCATTGTATGTGACTCAAtagcaaagaagagaagaaagttcGCCGGAGATGGCTTCCGGCCAAGAAAAATATTGTATACATtgtattaaaactaaaaatgaagACGAACAAAAACCCGGTCCTCAAATCTTCTCCGGCCTAGCCATGGCCAAATCTGTTAGCCTAAGAGGACGAGTCAATAGTGGATGATGACGCCGACGATTCTAACGCTGATGACGATTTGACGACCACGCTGATGACACTGACAATTCTGAGGACGCCGACGATTCTTACGCCGATCACAATGACGAGATGGAGAAGAGAGAGAAATTTGAGGGAGAAGAGAGAGGATTCAGAATATCGCTAATAtagagagagaaggaagagaagGAGAGAGAACATAATTAGCATATTTCACTCCTCAATGGcagaatataaaataaatactcCGTACCTATTTTACTATAAAATAGAAAAGATAGCTATAagtaataatattttaaaattattttgatttataATAAATATGGTGTAATagtttgctataggaggtaaaatttcctTTATATTTTACCCTATAAATCTTCAACCTTTGTCTTTTTAATCTATATTTTACACTCTTTAAGTCTATTTGATTGCTCCCCTATTGGCTATCAGCTCCTTTTTCTCTTGGAGAAAGTAGCAGCTACGCTGTCTGGACATTCAAAATGTGATTGCAGCTGTAAATGCTCATATAATTTTACTTCAATTTCTCCGTAAAGTATCAACTATCAACAAGCAAATGGCATTAAACTAGTAAATAATGTAGAATTGACCAAAAATTGATTAAAGTTCAGGAAATGCAGGATTATTGTTAATGATCTGTACTAACACCCTTATGGAAGACAGTAAGGGTAATGCAGTATGCGTTTACCACTACAGTAGCTGAACACATGAGAGGCCTAATTTTTACATCAACAAATATCCATCATACAAGAAACTTAAAAGAAAAAGATATTAGGAAGGACTGGACAGTCCCTGTCCATCCACCAGTCCCAACAAAACGGCACAAGCTACTTAGAGAAGGCATCAACGAAGTACAAGATGTAACAAGCTAATGTATATGATCTTCTCATTTAAGATGCATCATCAGATAACCCAAAGGACGGTAACAGCCAGCTTCTTTCTTTGGCATGATCCACATAAAACGTGAATTTATCCTTTGCATTCGGAATGTCAAGAGCCAGATCATCAAGCCCATCCTTGATCCTCCCAAAGCCTTTAGTCATCTGGTTGATAGTGATAAGCCCCTCATTAAAGCATACTTGCAGCAAATCCAGCATCCTATCATTCTTCTTCTCCATTGCCATAACCAAAGCTTTTTTCACTACCTCATGATTGAAGAATGGCATTCCAAGATCTCGTATGCACTGGCAAGCTTCACTGAGAACACCACTACTTTCAAATTCCTCAAGGAGCTTTTGTATCTTATCCTTAGCATCCTCCACAGCCCATCCAGTCCCACCACCCCAACACCTCAGGATCCTTTCTCCAGCATGCCGTGCAGACAGAAGTGATTGAGCCGTACAGACGGTCTCCAATCCACTGCTGCAATTTGGTGGCAGCCTGTTCGATATCTCTTCCAAATTCAGTGGAGCAAGGATATCATCTATTACGGCCCTAGCAAGGAAAAGAGCAAGTTCATTGGAAGCATCTAAAATGTCAAGAGCTGTATCTTCTGCAGATTCCAGTAGCAACACAAATCCATTTACTATGTCTTCAGTTGAAAAAATCTCAATATGAAGTGCAGAAAGCAAAACAGATGCCATTTCCTTTTCCTTGTTTTTCCTGTCCATGGCAAGGGTGATTAGCTTCTTCAGAAAAATAGGGTTGAACTCAGGTTGCCCCAAATCTTCAAGACTCCGGATTAGCTCCGGAATGTCATCCGAAAGAAAATACTCATGGATTATGCTAACAATATGTTTCTTGTATTGCTTCACTTTTTCATCATCCGGACCATGTGCTTGCCCATTTTCCTCTGAGGTTTTCGGAAAAGATGCATCAAGCCACCCCTCGGAGATTGCCTGAGGAACAATTGACTGGAACAATGTTTTAGCAGAAGGAATATCCAGTGAAAGATCATCAATACTCTCAGCCAACCTAGCAAAGCCCTTCACCATTTGACTGGAACTTATAAGACCCTCTTCTGAAGCCTCCTTTAAAAGTTTTAGAATAAGTGGTTCAGCAGACCGCATCTCCATGGCTAAAACTAGAGCTCTCTTGACAACTTCATGATAGAAAAAAGAAACTTCCAACTGCCTTATGCATCTGCAGGCCTCAACAGTGTCTCCACTCTCAACATATTCTCTCAACAGTTCAGCAATCCTTTTCTTGACTTCCTCAACAGTGAACTGGGTGCTGCCACCCCAGCGCCTCTCTACAAGTTCTGCATGGTGTGGAGCTGAGAGATAGCTCTTCTCCGCAGTTTGCAACACCTGAAACCCCTTGGAGGATTTTGGGAGCATTTTTCTGACTCTGGCAATAAAAGCTGGTGGAAGAATGTCATCGACCACAGCCCGTGCAATGAATAAAGCAAGGATATTAACAGTATCTGGTATGTCCACTGACAAGTCATCAGCAGACTCCAGAAGCATGTAAAACCCCTGGCTGATCTGGGTAGGGCTGATTACATCAGCATAAAGAGCAGAAAGAAGAACTGAAGTCATTTCCTTCTCCTTGTCATGCCTATCCATTGCCATAGAAACAAGCCTCTTAATAAAATATGGGTGGTACTCGGTTGAACCTAATTCCTTGAGATCAGACGCAGCCTGTTCCACATCACCAGTGCTGAAGTATTCCTCTATAATTGATACTACTGATTTCTTATAATCATCTAATGGATCAGACACAGCAGTTCCTACAAGCTCATATGGCTCCTGTTCATTTACAGTAAAGGAGGAATATAGCATTAATATAAAAACCTCATGAAATATTACTGAGACAGTATTCTAATACACTGATCAATCTAGCAATTACAGGTAAAACGGACTAGATCACTAGAAGATGAATCAATTGGTTCAGAAAAGATGGAATTTCCTGATGGaaaattagaattttctttaacTAGGATATGTATTTTGTGTCCTCTCTACTTTTTCTTTGAGAGAGAACAAAAGACTACCATTAAAATTCGATTGAAGTATGGCAAATAGAAAAAATGTGGACTACATGTACTTCAAGGAAACAATTGGGAGCCTTGGCTTAGGGATCAAGTAGGTTCCTCAGTGGAAAAGGTGTCCGAGTCTTAGGACTCAATTCTCAACTGTTTTATGAATCAGTAGAAAGGTATCTGGGAGCCATAACAAATCAGTAGCTATGGAGACAGATATAAATAGAcaggaaagaaagaacaagaaatTAATCATGCTGCATTGGATATACATTAGGTGCACTTAGAAAAATAACTTTGTACTGAAATATACTATCATTATGAACCTTCACTTCTGCCGTTCTCTATACAATCATGATACTTAAGACTAAAGTGTATACATTATTTCTTTCTCACCAATGATTCCCTCTCATTCTTCTAAttaccttttcttttgcattCTTATCCAATATTGTATAGCATACATAATGTTTGCAAGGTTTTAGAACCTGAGGGGAGGCATTATGGTCCATTGTACAATGTAATATTGCCAAAAAATGATTTCAGTACTCCAATGGAGAATAATGTAACATGCGATATAACAAATTTAAAGTTACTTTTTTCACCTAAGAAGTATAGTTGAATAAAGTTGCAAGACGCACCTCACCACTGTCGTAGTTCGGATCATTTCTATCAAGATGAGATTCACCTTCAGTATCGAGCAGTTTTCCCCAAGTGCCTTTACCACCAGCACCATCTGTTTCTCACCATCAAATAAAGAAAAGCATTCAGTATATGGACAGAAAAAGAAATTTTTCAAGAAAGCATACAAACTGCATGCTTTTGCATTCGAGAACACGATAAAGTCGCAAGAGAAAGGGATGCCATTTCTCAATTTCCAGGCTTCAAACTATTGGAAAATCAATTGGTAAGGATTCAGGAGGATGAGGCAAGACAAGAAGGATGATACCAAAGCCTAGGCTAGTACCACAGTACCTCAAAAGGTCACTCAGCTAGAGCTGCAAACCTGTTAAACCAACATGAGAGAGAGAGAACTGAACAATTAAAACCAGTCACCTGTAAAACTAATGTCAGAAAAATGCTTGGACTATCACTCATG
This sequence is a window from Nicotiana sylvestris chromosome 3, ASM39365v2, whole genome shotgun sequence. Protein-coding genes within it:
- the LOC104238431 gene encoding uncharacterized protein, with the protein product MKINLQKLPLAIKPFILSLFLSLSFLAFLSLQTPRHSLQKPTTANLPPDLRIRPGYSSYDAYIERQLNKTLNPKLRQIWTTRDWDRKVRVFSEFFENLKLRGFLSNNSKALCVGARVGQEVAALKRVGVNDSVGIDLVPYHPLVIKGDFHHQPFDDGTFDLEFSNVFDHALYPWKFVGEIERTLKPGGICVLHVALSRRADKYSANDLYSVEPLKELYKRSELVEVRRIDGFGLDTEVVFRKKKK
- the LOC104238429 gene encoding MA3 DOMAIN-CONTAINING TRANSLATION REGULATORY FACTOR 1-like, whose protein sequence is MASGEGFLTEEQREMLNVAPPNVEVLSSSPKSPTLKSPGTKSSSVLLSEHHVKAPGGGRASAAGIAVRHVRRTHSGKHIRVKKDGAGGKGTWGKLLDTEGESHLDRNDPNYDSGEEPYELVGTAVSDPLDDYKKSVVSIIEEYFSTGDVEQAASDLKELGSTEYHPYFIKRLVSMAMDRHDKEKEMTSVLLSALYADVISPTQISQGFYMLLESADDLSVDIPDTVNILALFIARAVVDDILPPAFIARVRKMLPKSSKGFQVLQTAEKSYLSAPHHAELVERRWGGSTQFTVEEVKKRIAELLREYVESGDTVEACRCIRQLEVSFFYHEVVKRALVLAMEMRSAEPLILKLLKEASEEGLISSSQMVKGFARLAESIDDLSLDIPSAKTLFQSIVPQAISEGWLDASFPKTSEENGQAHGPDDEKVKQYKKHIVSIIHEYFLSDDIPELIRSLEDLGQPEFNPIFLKKLITLAMDRKNKEKEMASVLLSALHIEIFSTEDIVNGFVLLLESAEDTALDILDASNELALFLARAVIDDILAPLNLEEISNRLPPNCSSGLETVCTAQSLLSARHAGERILRCWGGGTGWAVEDAKDKIQKLLEEFESSGVLSEACQCIRDLGMPFFNHEVVKKALVMAMEKKNDRMLDLLQVCFNEGLITINQMTKGFGRIKDGLDDLALDIPNAKDKFTFYVDHAKERSWLLPSFGLSDDAS